GTTTTTTCTCGTTGTAAGCAAGAGAATCTTTGTCAAGGGCAATTGTTAAAAAACGCATAACGCGTTCATCACGACGGAATTCTGTTTCCAAAACATCAACAACAGCTCCACTTTCAGATGCATACTCAAACACATTGTAATAACCTGTGTTTTTCTTTTGGATAGGGTAGGCTAGCTTACGCAATCCCCAGTTTTCTTCGTGTACAAGCGTACCACCATTCTCAGTGATAAGCGTACGGAATTTTTCAACGGCGTCCCTCATCTGAGCCTCAGACAAGATGGGAGTTAGAATGAACACCGTTTCATACTGCTTAGACATACGGCAAATATTTAAATATAAATTGATTTTAATTCTCATTCGGGATTACAGGAATCCATAATGAGGGTGCAAAAATAGGGCTTGGAATTGAGAATTCCAAGCCCTATTTGTATTTATCAGAAAGTTAAGCTGTTATATATTATTTAACAGTAAAATCTCCCTGTCCTATTTTGAATCCTTCACTATATACTTCGATTGCATATTTCCCAGCTTTCATCGGAATTCCACCGCGACCATAGAAAATATCAACCTGCTGACGGCTATTTGTAAAGTTTACAGTTTGTTTCGAGCTGTAAATCATTTCTTTGCCATTAAAGCTGAATGCGCCTGAGCCTGTTGCCATATCCGAAAGCACTGCTCCATCCGGATCAAGAATTCGAAGATAAATATCTTTTTCATTTTGTTTGGCCACTGCGTTTTCACCAAGCTTGAAGCTAACTCTCAATTTATCAATACGTTTCGCTCTGAATTTATCACCATCACGTTCTTTCCCTTTTGCAGAAACAGCGTGAATAGAAAGCTCCTCAGTACGAAGTGCAGAAGCCAAAGTGACTTTTTCTGCCAACTCACGATTTTGAGCTGAATAATTGTTAACCGAATCATTCAACTGTTGTTTTTCAGATTCGAGACCAGTTACCTGCTGGCTTAGTTCCTGATTTTTACTTGTTACAATTCCGAGCTCCTCACGCAGATTAGCGATTTCCGTATCTTTTTGAGATAATACATTTTCATAAGATTTTATCTTCTTATCAAAATTCGCCGCAGAGAAATTATTTACGTTTTTAAGTTCTTCTTTATCTTTTTCAAGTTGTTTCTTCAATTCAATCAAAGAATCAACACTTCCACCTAATTGCTGTATCTCGGCAATTTTTGTATCCAGTTCAGCAGAAATAGAATCCAGTTTTGTTTTCGTAAACAAAACCTCTTCGGTTTTTGCAGTAATAATATCGT
The nucleotide sequence above comes from Dyadobacter subterraneus. Encoded proteins:
- the rpsF gene encoding 30S ribosomal protein S6, with amino-acid sequence MSKQYETVFILTPILSEAQMRDAVEKFRTLITENGGTLVHEENWGLRKLAYPIQKKNTGYYNVFEYASESGAVVDVLETEFRRDERVMRFLTIALDKDSLAYNEKKRKGLIGRKKEETTESKTEA